A stretch of Cupriavidus necator DNA encodes these proteins:
- a CDS encoding SulP family inorganic anion transporter — translation MCPASDAPGSSTPPDTGRANDVALTRSQRLGRDVIAGCSIAGLLLPEAVAYAGIANLPAQAGLVGLLVGLVIYGIVGTSRFAVVSATSSSAAVLAAATLSTSGADAALRLALAAGFVTLAGVFLVLAGIARLGGITDFIAKPVLRGFTFGLAVIIILRQISSIAGIHPTHSDLPRFTYQFLHESAGWNLNALAACLAALALLFALARLRRVPGPLVVIVLGITAAYATDLSHYGIAEVGTIDLANVTIGLPDLQRIQWLRVGELAFALVLILYAESYGSIRSFALKYGDVTSPNRDLVALGLANIGSGLLHGMAVGAGYSATSANEAAGAQSRLAGWCAAAVIALIVAALLPQLARTPEPVLAAIVIHAVSHTLRLDAFRPYWTWRRDRLLVVAACVAVVLLGVLDGLLVAIGISLMLTLRSFSEPRVSELGRLGSSHDYVDIAAHPEARTLSGVLIVRPEAPMFFANAERMLARARHLHEAAGPGLHTLVFSMEETPDIDGSTIEALHTFASEVAAKGQRLLLVRLKPPVLAVLTRAASETLPRESLHELSVDECVRSLGQTWEPA, via the coding sequence ATGTGTCCTGCGTCTGATGCCCCCGGTTCGTCCACCCCGCCGGATACCGGCAGGGCCAATGACGTGGCGCTGACACGAAGCCAACGGCTCGGGCGAGATGTGATCGCCGGCTGCTCTATTGCCGGTCTGCTTTTGCCGGAAGCCGTTGCATACGCCGGCATCGCCAATCTGCCTGCGCAAGCTGGCTTGGTCGGCCTGCTAGTCGGGCTGGTGATATACGGCATTGTGGGCACGAGCCGCTTCGCGGTGGTGTCGGCCACCTCATCTTCTGCTGCGGTGCTGGCCGCGGCCACGCTGTCGACTAGCGGTGCCGATGCCGCGCTGCGCCTGGCGCTCGCCGCCGGGTTCGTGACGCTGGCCGGTGTCTTCCTGGTGCTGGCGGGCATAGCGCGTTTGGGCGGCATTACCGACTTCATTGCCAAGCCGGTGCTGCGCGGCTTCACATTCGGACTAGCGGTCATTATCATTCTCAGGCAAATTTCGAGCATCGCCGGGATCCACCCGACGCACAGCGACCTGCCACGTTTCACTTACCAGTTCCTGCACGAATCGGCGGGTTGGAACCTCAATGCGCTCGCCGCGTGCCTGGCGGCGCTGGCTTTGTTGTTCGCGCTGGCGCGCTTGCGGCGGGTGCCGGGACCGCTGGTGGTGATCGTGCTGGGCATCACAGCAGCCTATGCCACCGATCTGTCGCACTACGGCATTGCCGAAGTGGGCACGATTGATCTGGCAAATGTCACCATCGGCCTGCCCGACCTGCAGCGCATACAGTGGTTGCGCGTTGGCGAGCTCGCCTTCGCGCTGGTGCTGATCCTGTATGCGGAATCGTACGGCTCGATCCGCAGCTTTGCGCTCAAGTACGGTGATGTGACCTCACCCAACCGCGACCTGGTCGCACTAGGTCTGGCCAATATTGGCTCCGGTTTGCTACATGGCATGGCAGTCGGGGCGGGCTATTCCGCCACGTCTGCAAATGAAGCAGCCGGAGCACAGTCTCGCCTGGCGGGTTGGTGCGCCGCAGCAGTCATCGCGCTGATTGTTGCCGCGCTGCTGCCGCAGCTTGCACGCACGCCCGAGCCCGTGCTCGCGGCCATCGTGATACATGCCGTGAGCCATACGTTGCGTCTCGATGCATTCAGGCCCTACTGGACATGGCGCCGCGACCGGCTGCTGGTGGTTGCCGCATGTGTCGCCGTGGTCCTGCTTGGCGTGCTCGACGGACTGCTGGTGGCAATCGGGATCAGCCTGATGCTGACACTGCGTAGCTTCTCCGAACCAAGAGTCAGCGAATTGGGGCGCCTTGGCTCTAGCCACGACTACGTTGACATCGCGGCTCACCCTGAAGCCCGGACTCTGTCGGGCGTGCTGATCGTTCGGCCGGAAGCGCCGATGTTCTTCGCCAATGCGGAACGCATGCTGGCCAGGGCGCGACACCTGCACGAGGCAGCCGGGCCGGGGCTCCATACGCTTGTTTTCAGCATGGAGGAGACGCCGGACATCGATGGCTCGACGATCGAGGCGCTGCATACTTTCGCGTCCGAGGTGGCCGCCAAAGGCCAGCGCCTGCTGCTGGTGCGGCTTAAGCCGCCCGTGCTGGCTGTCCTGACACGCGCGGCCAGCGAAACGCTGCCGCGCGAGTCACTGCATGAACTGAGCGTGGATGAGTGCGTCCGGTCACTGGGCCAGACATGGGAACCTGCTTAG
- a CDS encoding universal stress protein — MDFRTILVDLSEDSARSARIETAARVAAKFGGSVVGLTATGTNLEPFRGAGEEAGQYAALAASQLHKLVAGHKETLDTLTRQVSPDIPTRHIIIDAESGWALADEGRFADLILPAPPSADADVPALLAGVAEYAMLNAGRPILLVPGAAGPRFGGHVAIAWNGGREAARAVADALPWLAHASAVTALVVSAAAIDEETCRDSGNRLTAWLASHGINADLVVGEGDPDHVLPQLACKVQADLLVAGGYGRSRLKELVLGGTTRALVRQSSLPVFMSH, encoded by the coding sequence ATGGACTTCAGAACCATCCTCGTCGACCTCAGCGAAGATTCTGCCCGGTCGGCACGCATTGAAACGGCCGCACGGGTTGCCGCGAAATTCGGCGGCAGCGTGGTCGGGCTGACTGCGACTGGAACAAACCTGGAGCCGTTTCGCGGGGCGGGCGAAGAAGCCGGACAATACGCGGCCCTTGCCGCCAGCCAGCTGCACAAGCTGGTTGCCGGTCACAAGGAGACCCTCGACACGCTGACCAGGCAAGTGTCGCCGGACATCCCCACCCGGCACATCATTATCGACGCTGAATCCGGTTGGGCGCTTGCCGACGAGGGGCGTTTCGCCGATCTCATCCTTCCCGCACCGCCGTCGGCGGATGCCGATGTGCCGGCGCTGCTGGCCGGGGTTGCGGAGTATGCGATGCTCAATGCCGGACGGCCCATCCTGCTGGTGCCGGGCGCGGCCGGCCCGCGCTTTGGTGGTCATGTCGCGATCGCATGGAACGGCGGTCGAGAGGCCGCGCGGGCAGTAGCGGACGCATTGCCGTGGCTCGCGCATGCCAGTGCTGTTACCGCCCTGGTGGTCAGCGCGGCTGCCATTGACGAAGAGACCTGCCGTGACAGCGGGAACCGGCTGACAGCGTGGCTGGCCAGCCATGGCATCAATGCCGATCTGGTTGTCGGGGAGGGCGACCCCGACCACGTTCTGCCGCAACTTGCCTGCAAGGTACAGGCCGACCTGCTGGTCGCCGGCGGCTATGGCCGTTCCAGGCTGAAGGAGCTGGTGCTGGGTGGCACCACCCGCGCCCTGGTGCGTCAGTCATCGTTGCCAGTCTTCATGTCGCACTGA
- a CDS encoding MBL fold metallo-hydrolase RNA specificity domain-containing protein, whose product MQLQFLGATDTVTGSKYLLDTGRHQVMVDCGLFQGYKTLRLRNWDPLPLDPAKLDAVVLTHAHIDHSGYLPLLVRNGFRGSVHCTMGTAQLCGILLPDSAHLAEEDADYANRKGFSRHRPALPLYTAADAARAMRRLQPMQFGKRFQVVPGVEAEFARAGHIIGAAIVTLFVDGKRIVFSGDLGRQQDIVMRAPEMVRQADYLLVESTYGDRRHPDDDPLDVLGEIVSRTIGRGGSLIIPAFAVGRTQSLLYCLHRLRELKRIPDVPVYLNSPMAIDATMIFSLHPEELRISREECAAACNLATPVQSMEQSIWLNHDRSPKIILAGSGMATGGRVVHHIAAYGPDPRNTVLLSGFQAAGTRGAALAAGRRDIRVHGKDIAVHASVEQVENLSAHADAAELMTWLGGFHQAPRRTFVVHGEPQASDALRQHIERDLRWAVTMPEYRRSYPLD is encoded by the coding sequence ATGCAACTGCAATTCCTCGGCGCGACCGATACGGTCACCGGCTCCAAGTACCTGCTCGATACCGGCCGTCACCAGGTCATGGTCGACTGTGGCTTGTTCCAGGGATACAAGACCCTGCGCCTGCGCAACTGGGACCCACTGCCGCTCGATCCGGCCAAGCTCGACGCCGTGGTGCTGACCCATGCCCACATCGACCACAGCGGGTATTTGCCCCTGCTGGTGCGCAACGGCTTCCGCGGCAGCGTGCACTGCACCATGGGCACCGCGCAGCTGTGCGGAATCCTGTTGCCAGACAGCGCCCACCTGGCGGAAGAAGACGCCGATTATGCGAACCGCAAGGGCTTCTCGCGTCATCGGCCCGCATTGCCTCTTTACACAGCAGCCGACGCTGCACGAGCAATGCGGCGGCTCCAGCCGATGCAGTTCGGCAAGCGCTTCCAGGTAGTGCCCGGCGTAGAGGCCGAGTTTGCCCGGGCCGGACATATCATCGGCGCGGCTATCGTCACGTTGTTCGTCGACGGCAAGCGCATCGTCTTCTCAGGCGACCTCGGGCGGCAGCAGGACATCGTCATGCGCGCGCCGGAGATGGTGCGTCAGGCGGATTACCTGCTGGTGGAGTCAACCTACGGCGACCGGCGGCATCCGGACGACGACCCGCTCGATGTGCTCGGCGAGATCGTCAGCCGGACGATTGGCCGCGGCGGCAGCTTGATCATCCCCGCTTTTGCGGTAGGGCGCACGCAGAGCCTGCTGTACTGCCTGCACCGCCTGCGCGAACTCAAGCGAATCCCCGACGTGCCGGTGTACCTCAACAGCCCGATGGCCATCGACGCGACCATGATTTTCTCGCTGCATCCGGAAGAGCTGCGCATCAGCCGCGAAGAGTGCGCCGCAGCCTGCAATCTCGCCACCCCGGTGCAGAGCATGGAGCAGTCGATCTGGCTGAACCACGACCGAAGTCCCAAGATCATCCTGGCTGGCAGCGGCATGGCTACCGGTGGTCGTGTGGTCCACCATATTGCCGCCTACGGCCCGGACCCTCGCAACACCGTTCTGCTTTCCGGCTTCCAGGCGGCGGGTACGCGCGGCGCAGCGCTGGCCGCAGGCCGGCGCGACATCCGCGTCCATGGCAAGGACATCGCCGTGCATGCGTCGGTGGAGCAGGTGGAGAACCTGTCCGCACATGCCGATGCCGCGGAACTCATGACCTGGCTCGGCGGCTTTCACCAGGCGCCGCGGCGTACGTTTGTCGTGCACGGCGAGCCACAGGCAAGCGATGCGCTGCGCCAGCACATCGAGCGCGACCTGCGCTGGGCGGTCACCATGCCGGAATATCGGCGCTCCTATCCGCTCGACTGA
- a CDS encoding DoxX family protein produces the protein MTTMSLAPTVVSRTYSVGRALLGSLFLFSGLLKIGSFAAYSAWIASAELPSPDLLLVLTIAVEIGGGLTLISGWSARLGALLLALFLVPTTIIFHGFWRADPADFMNQLNHILKNVSILGGMLVVFAIESSRMQARVP, from the coding sequence ATGACCACTATGTCACTCGCGCCCACGGTCGTTTCACGAACGTACTCTGTCGGTCGTGCGCTTCTCGGCTCTCTTTTTTTATTTTCCGGACTCCTGAAGATTGGCAGCTTCGCGGCCTATTCTGCGTGGATTGCCAGCGCTGAACTGCCGAGCCCGGATTTGCTGCTGGTGCTAACCATCGCAGTTGAAATTGGTGGTGGACTGACTTTGATCTCGGGCTGGAGCGCACGCTTGGGCGCGCTGCTTCTTGCACTGTTCCTGGTACCCACCACCATCATCTTCCATGGCTTCTGGCGCGCCGATCCCGCAGACTTCATGAATCAGCTTAACCACATTCTGAAGAATGTCTCAATCCTGGGCGGCATGCTGGTGGTATTCGCCATTGAATCGTCACGTATGCAAGCAAGAGTCCCATAA
- a CDS encoding cation-translocating P-type ATPase: MQNRSSALQTDRPRSHEEHSGTRDRVDPGHVPPGLTTAQANARLAEVGRNVLPQAAPRSVAAVFLRQFLSPLIYILLAAAAVSLALGDLKDALFIGAVLLINGVIGTAQEHTADKAAVALRRMEQPRATVIRDGIQQEIDASTLVPGDLVVLEAGNRVPADLELTSAIDLQCDESLLTGESLPVRKLSACDASNAPASARQCLTFAGTVVLRGRGHGIVVATGAATQIGRIARELGRESISQPPLILRLQRFSRLIAVAVGVAVALLVLVGMLRGMALRELFMMSVGLAVSAIPEGLPVAISVALAISMRRMAKAHVIVRKMPAVESLGSCTMIATDKTGTLTMNELVVTDIRLPDGTAFCCDVGHDLDNCTIRAAGTTDHDARTRVAALLRAAALPNEAQLSRERDGWTGTGDSVDVALLAAAHKGGTVANEIRQRYPLVARIPYEPDLRYAASFHRHEETIRVFVKGAPETLIAMCDQADVRGHAVPIRREGLLREKAALAAQGLRVLAFAEGTIDAEPDGSYGHGHLVNLTFLGMAGMKDPVRPEVPDAIRRCYSAGIDVAMVTGDDPLTASAIGAQAGLRFTTDQVVTGEQVRQAESKGPHGLDQLTRRARIYARVSPDQKLSIVLSLARTGHFVAVTGDGVNDAPALKHAHVGVAMGRKGTEVAKESADIVLTDDNFASIVNGINEGRVAYANIRKVIFMVVSTGAAEMVLFLLAIPLGLPMPLLPVQLLWLNLVTNGIQDVALATEHAEGDELSYPARKPREPIFDRVMIRRICYSTLVMGVGGFATFYWLLDRGYPLNEARNQLLLLFVLFENLQTFSSRSERHSVFRQGVFANPMLVVSVLAAQLLHIAAMYIPGLSDTLGLTPVSATTWAGLLSLALTLTIAVELDKWWSRRCKL; this comes from the coding sequence ATGCAAAATCGCTCCAGCGCGTTGCAAACGGATCGCCCCCGATCTCACGAAGAACATTCCGGCACCCGGGATCGCGTCGATCCGGGACATGTCCCACCCGGCCTGACCACCGCGCAGGCTAATGCGCGGCTGGCCGAGGTGGGCCGCAATGTGCTGCCTCAGGCGGCCCCTAGGTCGGTGGCCGCGGTGTTTCTGCGCCAGTTCCTCAGTCCGCTTATTTACATTCTCCTGGCCGCGGCAGCGGTGTCGCTCGCGTTGGGTGACCTGAAGGATGCACTGTTCATCGGGGCAGTACTGCTGATTAACGGCGTCATCGGCACCGCACAGGAGCATACGGCCGACAAGGCGGCCGTGGCGCTGCGCAGGATGGAGCAGCCCCGTGCCACGGTGATCCGGGACGGCATCCAGCAGGAGATCGATGCAAGTACGCTGGTACCGGGCGACCTGGTGGTGCTGGAAGCCGGCAACCGAGTGCCGGCCGACCTGGAACTGACCTCCGCCATTGACCTGCAGTGCGATGAATCCCTGCTGACTGGCGAATCGCTGCCGGTGCGCAAGCTCTCAGCATGTGATGCCAGCAACGCCCCAGCGAGCGCCCGCCAGTGCCTGACCTTCGCCGGCACGGTGGTGCTCCGCGGCAGGGGCCACGGCATCGTCGTGGCAACTGGCGCTGCCACGCAAATTGGCCGGATTGCGCGGGAACTGGGCCGCGAATCCATCTCGCAGCCACCTTTGATTCTCAGGCTCCAGCGTTTTTCCCGACTGATCGCGGTGGCGGTAGGCGTGGCTGTGGCGTTGCTGGTGTTGGTGGGTATGCTGCGCGGCATGGCATTGCGCGAACTGTTCATGATGTCGGTCGGACTGGCGGTAAGCGCGATCCCCGAAGGACTGCCCGTCGCCATTTCGGTGGCGCTGGCGATCAGCATGCGGCGGATGGCGAAGGCCCATGTGATCGTGCGCAAAATGCCCGCCGTGGAGTCGCTTGGATCCTGCACGATGATCGCCACCGACAAGACCGGCACCCTGACCATGAACGAGCTTGTCGTCACCGATATCCGGCTTCCCGACGGCACGGCGTTTTGCTGCGACGTCGGACACGATCTGGACAACTGCACGATCCGCGCCGCCGGCACCACCGACCATGACGCGAGAACGCGGGTAGCGGCCCTGCTAAGGGCCGCGGCGCTGCCAAACGAGGCCCAACTATCCAGGGAGCGTGATGGCTGGACTGGCACCGGGGACAGCGTGGACGTGGCGCTGCTGGCCGCAGCGCACAAGGGGGGCACCGTAGCCAATGAGATCCGACAGCGGTACCCCTTGGTGGCCCGTATCCCGTATGAGCCAGACCTGCGGTACGCGGCCTCGTTCCACCGGCACGAAGAGACGATCCGCGTGTTCGTCAAGGGAGCGCCCGAGACTCTGATTGCCATGTGCGACCAGGCGGACGTTCGCGGCCATGCCGTGCCGATCCGGCGCGAAGGACTGCTTCGGGAAAAGGCAGCGCTGGCCGCGCAAGGACTACGCGTGCTGGCGTTCGCAGAAGGCACGATTGATGCGGAGCCGGACGGGTCCTACGGACACGGGCACCTGGTCAACCTGACCTTTCTGGGAATGGCAGGCATGAAGGATCCGGTTCGCCCGGAGGTCCCGGACGCTATCCGACGCTGCTACAGCGCCGGCATCGACGTGGCGATGGTGACTGGCGACGATCCGTTGACAGCCAGCGCAATTGGCGCGCAGGCGGGGCTGCGCTTTACCACGGACCAGGTCGTGACGGGCGAGCAGGTGCGCCAGGCCGAGAGCAAGGGGCCGCACGGACTCGACCAACTGACCCGCCGTGCGCGCATCTACGCCCGCGTCAGTCCGGATCAGAAGCTGTCCATTGTCCTGTCGCTGGCAAGAACCGGCCATTTCGTGGCGGTCACCGGCGACGGCGTCAACGACGCTCCTGCGCTCAAGCACGCACACGTCGGTGTGGCCATGGGCCGAAAGGGAACTGAAGTAGCGAAGGAAAGCGCAGACATAGTCCTCACCGATGACAACTTTGCGTCCATCGTCAACGGCATAAATGAAGGCAGGGTGGCGTACGCGAACATTCGCAAAGTCATCTTCATGGTGGTTTCCACGGGCGCGGCCGAAATGGTTCTGTTTCTGCTGGCGATTCCCCTGGGCCTGCCAATGCCATTGCTGCCGGTGCAGCTGCTGTGGCTCAACCTCGTGACCAATGGCATCCAGGATGTGGCTCTGGCTACCGAGCATGCGGAAGGCGACGAACTGTCATATCCGGCGCGCAAGCCCCGGGAGCCGATCTTTGACCGCGTAATGATCCGCCGCATCTGCTATTCGACTCTTGTCATGGGCGTAGGGGGATTTGCAACTTTCTACTGGCTGCTCGACCGCGGCTATCCCCTAAACGAGGCACGCAACCAATTGCTGCTGCTGTTTGTGCTGTTTGAGAACTTGCAGACGTTTAGTAGCCGTTCAGAGCGCCACTCCGTATTCCGACAGGGGGTCTTCGCCAATCCGATGCTGGTGGTCAGCGTACTGGCTGCCCAGTTACTCCATATCGCTGCCATGTACATACCCGGGCTAAGCGACACGCTCGGTCTCACACCTGTGTCGGCTACGACGTGGGCTGGACTGTTGTCGCTCGCGCTCACATTGACGATTGCAGTGGAGCTGGACAAATGGTGGAGCCGGCGGTGCAAGCTGTAG